Proteins encoded within one genomic window of Amorphoplanes friuliensis DSM 7358:
- a CDS encoding DUF4191 domain-containing protein, translated as MAKPQEKVSFVERLKQIGQVFAFTARQDKWFVPLLIAAVLIPLALTVLVVLLGLGWVWIPIGIMVALLAALIVLNLRSNTAMMNAAEGQPGAAASIVENMRGDWRVRPAASSTTQFDMVHIVIGRPGVILLGEGQTQRVRNLMGQEKRRLSKVIGNAPMYDYLIGQGEGELSIRKLRTTVMKLPRNLTGKDVNALDKRLGALMARPQMPKGAIPKNMRPGGKGMRQQRPR; from the coding sequence ATGGCAAAACCCCAGGAGAAGGTGTCGTTCGTCGAGCGCCTGAAGCAGATCGGCCAGGTGTTCGCGTTCACGGCGCGGCAGGACAAGTGGTTCGTCCCGCTGCTCATCGCGGCGGTCCTGATCCCGCTGGCGCTGACGGTGCTGGTTGTTCTCCTGGGGCTCGGCTGGGTCTGGATCCCGATCGGCATCATGGTGGCCCTCCTGGCCGCCCTGATCGTGCTCAACCTCCGCTCGAACACCGCCATGATGAACGCCGCCGAGGGTCAGCCCGGCGCGGCGGCCTCGATCGTCGAGAACATGCGCGGCGACTGGCGTGTCCGCCCGGCGGCCAGCTCGACCACCCAGTTCGACATGGTCCACATCGTGATCGGCCGCCCCGGTGTCATCCTCCTCGGCGAGGGCCAGACCCAGCGCGTCCGCAACCTCATGGGCCAGGAGAAGCGCCGCCTCTCCAAGGTCATCGGCAACGCCCCGATGTACGACTACCTGATCGGCCAGGGCGAGGGTGAGCTGTCCATCCGCAAGCTCCGCACCACGGTCATGAAGCTCCCCCGCAACCTCACGGGCAAGGACGTCAACGCCCTCGACAAGCGCCTCGGCGCCCTGATGGCCCGCCCCCAGATGCCCAAGGGCGCCATCCCCAAGAACATGCGCCCCGGCGGCAAGGGCATGCGCCAGCAACGCCCCCGCTGA
- the lipA gene encoding lipoyl synthase, with product MLRIEARNAETPIERKPPWIKVKAKMGPEYTHMRGLVQKEGLHTVCQEAGCPNIYECWEDREATFLIGGDQCTRRCDFCQIDTGKPAEFDADEPRRVGESVATMGLKYATVTGVARDDLPDGGAWLYAETVRQIHKLQAGCGVELLIPDFNAEPDQLAEVFGSAPEVLAHNVETVPRIFKRIRPGFRYDRSLGVITQARAAGLVTKSNLILGMGEERAEVSQALRDLHAAGCELITITQYLRPTPRHHPVERWVKPEEFVELRDEAEEIGFAGVMSGPLVRSSYRAGRLYQQALAARG from the coding sequence ATGCTGCGCATCGAGGCGCGCAACGCCGAAACTCCCATCGAGCGCAAGCCGCCGTGGATCAAAGTCAAAGCCAAGATGGGCCCGGAATACACGCACATGCGTGGCCTGGTCCAGAAGGAAGGCCTCCACACGGTCTGCCAGGAAGCCGGCTGTCCCAACATCTACGAGTGCTGGGAAGACCGCGAGGCGACCTTCCTCATCGGCGGCGATCAGTGCACCCGCCGCTGTGACTTCTGCCAGATCGACACCGGCAAACCCGCCGAGTTCGACGCCGACGAGCCCCGCCGCGTCGGCGAGTCCGTCGCCACGATGGGCCTGAAGTACGCAACAGTCACCGGCGTCGCCCGCGACGACCTCCCCGACGGCGGCGCCTGGCTCTACGCCGAGACGGTCCGCCAGATCCACAAGCTGCAGGCCGGCTGTGGCGTCGAGCTGCTCATCCCCGACTTCAACGCCGAGCCCGACCAGCTCGCCGAGGTCTTCGGCTCCGCCCCCGAGGTCCTGGCCCACAACGTCGAAACCGTGCCCCGCATCTTCAAGCGCATCCGCCCCGGTTTCCGCTACGACCGCTCTCTCGGCGTGATCACCCAGGCCCGCGCGGCCGGCCTCGTCACCAAGAGCAACCTCATCCTCGGCATGGGCGAGGAGCGCGCAGAGGTCTCCCAGGCGCTGCGCGACCTGCACGCCGCCGGCTGTGAGCTCATCACCATCACCCAATATCTGCGCCCGACCCCCCGCCACCACCCCGTGGAACGCTGGGTCAAGCCGGAGGAGTTCGTCGAGCTCCGCGACGAGGCCGAGGAGATCGGCTTCGCGGGCGTCATGAGCGGGCCGCTGGTCCGCTCGTCCTACCGCGCCGGCCGCCTCTACCAGCAGGCCCTCGCCGCCCGCGGCTGA
- a CDS encoding alpha/beta fold hydrolase: protein MAGANGGPGGDAELTMRGHRVLGVELPGHAAADGQFRLSYQAPQDLAALATERSPMAGITLDDYVRSTVAVVRRVARNGPVLLWGGSMGGATLSRVGNEVPYLIDRIVYSSAFCCIDLPSCGAYLTTPEAADSLLMSLAPAGIGDPAVIGASRTNWRTADPEVIALLKEALQADASDAEFLAMLNTMQPDESVQVPLDEARGHAATWGRIPRTYIRHTRDRCLPPALQDRMIAEADRLTPHNTFDVHSIATTHAPDAAGWAATVDLIDSLARRL, encoded by the coding sequence GTGGCGGGGGCCAACGGTGGGCCCGGCGGCGACGCCGAGCTGACCATGCGCGGCCATCGTGTGCTGGGCGTGGAGCTCCCCGGCCACGCGGCCGCGGACGGCCAGTTCCGTCTGTCGTACCAGGCGCCGCAGGACCTCGCGGCGCTGGCCACCGAGCGTTCGCCGATGGCCGGCATCACCCTCGACGACTACGTGCGGAGCACCGTCGCCGTTGTCCGCCGGGTGGCCCGGAACGGCCCGGTGCTGCTCTGGGGCGGCAGCATGGGCGGCGCGACGCTGAGCCGTGTCGGCAACGAGGTCCCGTACCTGATCGACCGCATCGTCTACAGCTCGGCGTTCTGCTGCATCGACCTGCCGAGCTGCGGCGCGTACCTGACCACGCCGGAGGCCGCGGACAGCCTGCTCATGTCCCTGGCTCCGGCGGGCATCGGCGACCCGGCGGTCATCGGGGCGTCCCGCACCAACTGGCGCACCGCCGATCCGGAAGTCATCGCCCTGCTCAAGGAGGCCCTGCAGGCCGACGCGAGCGACGCCGAGTTCCTGGCCATGCTCAACACCATGCAGCCCGACGAGTCGGTGCAGGTCCCGCTGGACGAGGCGCGCGGACACGCGGCAACCTGGGGCCGGATCCCCCGCACCTACATCAGGCACACCCGCGACCGCTGCCTCCCGCCGGCGCTGCAGGACCGCATGATCGCCGAGGCCGACCGCCTCACCCCACACAACACGTTCGACGTCCACTCGATCGCCACCACCCACGCACCGGACGCGGCGGGCTGGGCGGCAACCGTCGATCTCATCGATTCCCTGGCCCGGCGTCTCTGA
- a CDS encoding DUF1772 domain-containing protein, with the protein MLNALEVLTTVIVGVMVGVEFAVAFVINPILCALPRDSGLLGRAHGGRMLGAVMPVWYITSLVLVAIWAVAGWGDEGTGLVVTAGAFLLVSVLMSVVLLVPINNRTSTWTPDNRPDDWKQQMKRWDRLHYIRVVVIIAAFTMLVAALA; encoded by the coding sequence ATGCTCAACGCCCTCGAGGTCCTCACCACCGTCATCGTCGGCGTGATGGTGGGGGTGGAATTCGCGGTCGCCTTTGTCATCAACCCGATCCTGTGCGCCCTGCCCCGCGACAGCGGTCTGCTCGGCCGCGCCCACGGCGGCCGGATGCTCGGCGCCGTGATGCCGGTCTGGTACATCACGTCGCTCGTCCTGGTCGCGATCTGGGCCGTCGCCGGGTGGGGAGACGAAGGCACCGGCCTCGTTGTCACCGCCGGTGCGTTCCTGCTCGTCAGCGTGCTCATGTCGGTCGTACTGCTCGTCCCGATCAACAACCGGACCAGCACCTGGACCCCCGACAACCGCCCCGACGACTGGAAGCAGCAGATGAAGCGCTGGGACCGCCTCCACTACATCCGCGTCGTTGTCATCATCGCGGCTTTCACCATGCTGGTCGCCGCGCTCGCCTGA
- the aspS gene encoding aspartate--tRNA(Asn) ligase, whose amino-acid sequence MQRILSTELARHTGETVTVAGWVHRRRLLKAVAFLIVRDAAGFTQVVVTEPELRARIETLPEESVVSLTGTVTANSAAPAGVELTGPTLQILNAVGVPLPFELHRPALGASLPTQLDHAALALRHPSRAAALRISAAATEGFRATLARQRFVEIHTPKIVASATESGANVFALDYFGRPAYLAQSPQFYKQLMVGVFERVFEVGPVFRAEPHDTARHLAQYTSLDAELGFIGDHRDVMAVLTEVIAGMTATVAERTGFEVPEVPAEIPALHFSDALKIAGAPADEPDLAPAHERALGEWALREHGSEFVFVTGYPMRKRPFYTHPQPSDPAWSNSFDLLFRGLELVTGGQRLHRYEDYEAALGGNTAPYEGYLDAFRYGMPPHGGFAIGLERFVARLTGASNVREVTAFPRDLTRVTP is encoded by the coding sequence ATGCAACGCATCCTCTCCACCGAACTGGCCCGGCACACCGGCGAGACCGTCACGGTCGCCGGCTGGGTCCACCGCCGCCGGCTGCTCAAGGCCGTCGCCTTCCTGATCGTCCGGGACGCCGCCGGCTTCACCCAGGTTGTCGTCACCGAGCCGGAGCTGCGCGCCCGGATCGAGACGCTGCCCGAGGAGTCGGTCGTCTCGCTCACCGGCACGGTCACCGCCAACTCCGCGGCCCCGGCCGGGGTCGAGCTCACCGGTCCGACCTTGCAGATCTTGAACGCTGTGGGCGTACCGCTGCCGTTCGAGCTGCATCGGCCCGCGCTCGGGGCTAGCCTGCCCACTCAGCTGGACCATGCGGCTCTGGCTCTGCGGCATCCGAGCCGCGCAGCGGCGTTGCGGATCTCCGCGGCCGCGACCGAGGGGTTCCGGGCGACGCTGGCACGGCAGCGGTTCGTCGAGATCCACACGCCGAAGATCGTGGCGTCGGCGACCGAGTCGGGGGCGAACGTCTTTGCGCTCGACTACTTCGGGCGGCCGGCCTATCTGGCGCAGTCGCCGCAGTTCTACAAGCAGCTGATGGTCGGCGTCTTCGAGCGGGTCTTCGAGGTCGGGCCGGTGTTCCGGGCGGAGCCGCACGACACGGCCCGGCATCTGGCGCAGTACACGTCGCTCGACGCCGAGCTGGGGTTCATCGGCGACCACCGGGACGTGATGGCGGTGCTGACCGAGGTGATCGCCGGCATGACGGCCACCGTTGCGGAGCGGACCGGCTTCGAGGTGCCCGAGGTGCCTGCGGAGATCCCGGCACTGCACTTCTCGGACGCGCTGAAGATCGCCGGTGCGCCGGCCGACGAGCCCGACCTGGCGCCCGCGCACGAGCGGGCGCTGGGGGAGTGGGCGCTGCGCGAGCACGGGTCGGAGTTCGTCTTCGTGACCGGTTATCCGATGCGCAAACGGCCGTTCTACACACATCCGCAGCCGTCCGACCCGGCCTGGTCGAACAGCTTCGACCTGCTGTTCCGCGGGCTCGAGCTGGTCACCGGCGGGCAGCGGCTGCACCGTTACGAGGACTACGAGGCGGCCCTGGGCGGGAACACCGCGCCGTACGAGGGTTATCTGGACGCGTTCCGCTACGGGATGCCGCCGCACGGCGGTTTTGCCATCGGGCTGGAGCGTTTTGTCGCGCGGCTGACCGGTGCGTCCAACGTCCGCGAGGTCACGGCGTTCCCGCGCGACCTGACCCGGGTCACACCCTGA
- a CDS encoding sigma-70 family RNA polymerase sigma factor produces the protein MTDTHRTIDAVWKLESARIIGGLMHLVHDIGLAEELAQDALVAALEQWPAAGVPENPAAWLTAIAKRRAVDHLRRARLHERKADAYARDLDRPAEPDHDDVLRLMFISCHPVLPAQDRAALTLRVVGGLTTKEIARAFLTSEPEITRRIADAKRALADAAVPFALPEPEELTGRLSSVLEVVYLIFNEGYSATSGDDLMRPALGHEALRLGRMLAELAPDQAEVHGLVALMEIQESRSAARTGPAGEPIQLHEQNRGRWDPLLIRRGFTALLRAKDLGGTPGPYVLQAAIAVTHAQARTAEETDWAGIAGLYAALARLLPTPVVQLNRAVAVGLARGPQAGLDLVDSLRTDAALRAYHLLPGVRGDLLLRLGRDEEARHEFERAAALARNAAESAFLLRRAAEIPAPAPAGSTLGEAVRDFLARDDLGPATLRSYRQTLERLSLAVGGGLPLTTVTAPEVARAFSSLWGSTSAKTWNRHLSAIRSFSTWSATGDLAATLERRPETRPRITPITATGLEAVWGLDLPLRERALWRLLHESAAGVRTVLSLNVEDLDLEDRRARAGATWVTWRSGAARLLDELLGGRTRGPVFLADRRPGPGRMPPEADRCPDTGRGRLSYERAEYLFKKATGPLDPDGRGFTLRRLKPFRDAGPGNR, from the coding sequence GTGACGGACACCCACCGCACGATCGATGCGGTCTGGAAGCTCGAGTCCGCCCGGATCATCGGCGGGCTCATGCACCTCGTGCACGACATCGGCCTGGCCGAGGAGTTGGCCCAGGACGCCCTGGTCGCTGCGCTCGAACAATGGCCTGCTGCGGGCGTACCGGAAAATCCCGCGGCGTGGCTGACGGCGATCGCCAAACGGCGGGCCGTCGATCACCTCCGCCGGGCGCGGCTGCACGAGCGCAAGGCTGACGCGTACGCCCGTGACCTGGACCGACCGGCCGAGCCGGACCACGACGACGTGCTGCGGTTGATGTTCATCTCGTGCCATCCGGTCCTGCCGGCGCAGGACCGGGCGGCGCTGACCCTGCGTGTCGTCGGCGGGCTGACGACCAAGGAGATCGCCCGAGCGTTCCTGACGAGCGAGCCGGAGATCACCCGCCGCATCGCCGACGCCAAGCGCGCACTGGCCGACGCCGCGGTGCCCTTTGCGCTGCCGGAGCCGGAGGAGCTGACCGGCCGGCTGTCGTCGGTGCTCGAAGTCGTCTACCTGATCTTCAACGAGGGGTATTCGGCGACCTCGGGTGATGACCTGATGCGTCCGGCCCTGGGTCACGAGGCGCTGCGGCTCGGCCGGATGCTGGCCGAACTCGCGCCGGACCAGGCCGAGGTCCACGGCCTGGTCGCGCTCATGGAGATCCAGGAGTCGCGCTCGGCGGCGCGCACCGGCCCGGCCGGCGAGCCGATCCAGCTCCACGAGCAGAACCGCGGCCGCTGGGATCCGTTGCTCATCCGGCGCGGCTTCACCGCGCTGCTCCGCGCCAAGGACCTCGGCGGTACGCCCGGACCGTACGTCCTGCAGGCGGCGATCGCGGTCACCCACGCCCAGGCGCGTACGGCGGAGGAAACGGACTGGGCGGGCATCGCCGGGCTGTACGCCGCACTGGCCCGGCTGCTGCCGACACCGGTCGTCCAGCTCAACCGGGCGGTCGCGGTCGGCCTGGCCCGGGGTCCGCAGGCCGGGCTGGACCTCGTCGACTCACTGCGCACCGACGCCGCCCTGCGGGCCTATCACCTGCTTCCGGGCGTCCGCGGTGATCTCCTGCTCCGGCTCGGCCGCGACGAGGAGGCCCGCCACGAGTTCGAACGTGCGGCCGCGCTGGCCCGCAACGCCGCCGAGAGCGCGTTCCTGCTCCGCCGCGCCGCGGAGATCCCGGCGCCGGCGCCGGCCGGCAGCACGCTCGGCGAGGCGGTCCGCGACTTCCTCGCCCGCGACGACCTCGGCCCGGCAACACTGCGGTCCTACCGGCAGACTCTCGAACGACTGAGCCTTGCCGTCGGCGGCGGACTGCCACTCACCACCGTCACCGCTCCGGAGGTGGCGCGGGCGTTCTCGTCGCTGTGGGGCTCGACGTCCGCCAAGACCTGGAACCGCCACTTGTCGGCGATCCGCTCCTTCAGCACCTGGTCGGCGACCGGCGACCTGGCCGCGACCCTGGAACGCCGCCCCGAGACCCGCCCCCGCATCACGCCGATCACCGCCACTGGTCTCGAAGCCGTGTGGGGTCTGGACCTGCCCCTCCGCGAGCGCGCACTGTGGCGCCTGTTGCACGAGTCGGCGGCCGGTGTCCGTACGGTGCTGTCCCTGAACGTCGAGGACCTGGACCTTGAAGACCGCCGGGCCCGCGCCGGTGCAACCTGGGTGACCTGGCGTTCCGGTGCTGCCCGGCTGCTGGACGAGCTGCTGGGGGGACGCACCCGTGGGCCGGTGTTCCTGGCTGACCGGCGGCCGGGGCCGGGCCGGATGCCGCCGGAAGCGGACCGCTGCCCGGACACCGGCCGCGGACGCCTGTCCTACGAACGCGCCGAATACCTCTTCAAGAAGGCGACAGGACCCCTCGACCCGGACGGGCGAGGGTTCACCCTTCGCCGGCTCAAGCCGTTCAGAGACGCCGGGCCAGGGAATCGATGA
- the lipB gene encoding lipoyl(octanoyl) transferase LipB: MFVTTSTLQVLRPGLVDYREAWDEQRRLHDAVVAGTRPDTILLLEHPSVFTAGKRTEPLDRPTDGTPVVDVDRGGKLTWHGPGQLVGYPIVKLPDPIDVVAYVRRVEQLLIDVCAEFGVTTDRVEGRSGAWVRADDRGPDRKIAAIGIRVSRGVTQHGFAINGDCDLANYDRFVPCGIRDAGVTSLSWELGRPVTVADLLPVVERHLPTLL; the protein is encoded by the coding sequence TTGTTCGTGACGACTTCTACGCTGCAGGTCCTGCGCCCGGGCCTGGTCGATTACCGCGAGGCCTGGGACGAGCAGCGGCGGCTGCACGACGCCGTGGTGGCGGGCACCCGGCCGGACACGATCCTGCTGCTCGAGCACCCGAGCGTCTTCACCGCCGGCAAGCGCACCGAGCCGCTGGACCGGCCGACGGACGGCACCCCCGTCGTCGACGTCGACCGGGGCGGCAAGCTCACCTGGCACGGCCCGGGTCAGCTCGTGGGGTACCCGATCGTCAAGCTGCCCGACCCGATCGACGTGGTGGCGTACGTCCGCCGCGTCGAGCAGTTGCTGATCGACGTCTGCGCCGAGTTCGGTGTCACGACCGACCGCGTCGAGGGCCGCAGCGGCGCCTGGGTGCGCGCCGACGACCGTGGCCCCGACCGCAAGATCGCGGCGATCGGCATCCGCGTGTCCCGCGGTGTCACCCAGCACGGTTTCGCCATCAACGGCGACTGCGACCTGGCGAACTACGACCGCTTCGTGCCGTGCGGCATCCGCGACGCGGGGGTGACCTCGCTGAGCTGGGAGCTGGGCCGGCCGGTGACGGTCGCCGACCTGCTGCCGGTTGTCGAACGCCACCTGCCGACCCTGCTGTGA
- a CDS encoding TIGR01777 family oxidoreductase, whose product MRILLAGASGFLGTRLVERFRAEGHELTKLVRRPAQAADEATWKPSSGQLDPALVAGADAVINLAGVGVGDKRWNARYKSLIRSSRVDTAGTIARAIKTLPAADRPRVLLQSSAVGWYGDTGDRPVTEEAPAGTGFLADVCRVWEAAARPAEDAGTRVVLLRTGLPLDEHGGLLKPQMLLFRLGIGGKLGGGKQWVPWIGLADWLSATGFLLDRDDVNGPVNMVGPDPVTNATFTQVFGRVLNRPAVLQVPGIALQVALGEFAGEALRSQRVLPGVLERAGFRFSQPTLEEALRAAVDQESNAAA is encoded by the coding sequence ATGCGCATCCTCCTGGCCGGCGCGTCCGGCTTCCTCGGCACGCGGCTCGTCGAACGCTTCCGTGCCGAAGGGCACGAGCTGACCAAGCTGGTGCGCCGTCCCGCCCAGGCGGCCGACGAGGCCACCTGGAAGCCGTCCTCGGGCCAGCTCGACCCGGCGCTGGTCGCCGGGGCCGACGCGGTGATCAACCTGGCCGGGGTCGGTGTCGGTGACAAGCGCTGGAACGCCCGGTACAAGAGCCTGATCCGCAGCAGCCGGGTGGACACGGCCGGCACGATCGCCCGCGCGATCAAGACCCTGCCCGCCGCCGACCGCCCCCGCGTCCTGCTGCAGTCCTCCGCCGTCGGCTGGTACGGCGACACCGGCGACCGCCCGGTCACCGAGGAGGCGCCGGCGGGCACCGGTTTCCTGGCCGACGTGTGCCGGGTGTGGGAGGCCGCCGCCCGCCCGGCCGAGGACGCCGGCACGCGGGTGGTGCTGCTGCGCACCGGTCTGCCCCTGGACGAGCACGGTGGTCTGCTCAAGCCGCAGATGCTGCTCTTCCGGCTCGGCATCGGCGGCAAGCTCGGTGGTGGCAAGCAGTGGGTGCCGTGGATCGGTCTCGCCGACTGGCTCTCCGCGACCGGTTTCCTGCTCGACCGCGACGACGTGAACGGCCCGGTCAACATGGTGGGCCCCGACCCGGTCACCAACGCCACGTTCACCCAGGTTTTCGGGCGTGTCCTGAATCGCCCGGCCGTGCTGCAGGTGCCGGGGATCGCCCTGCAGGTGGCTCTGGGCGAGTTCGCCGGCGAGGCTCTGCGCAGCCAGAGGGTGCTGCCGGGTGTGCTCGAGCGGGCCGGTTTCCGCTTCTCGCAGCCCACTCTGGAGGAGGCGCTGCGCGCCGCGGTCGACCAGGAATCGAACGCGGCGGCCTGA
- a CDS encoding TetR/AcrR family transcriptional regulator, with product MSVQERKERERADRERLILATAREIAEDQGWDAVTTRRLAERIEYSQPVLYSHFRGKREIIGGVALQGAAEMAVALRAAASAADGPRARVTALARTYLDFAARSPAVYDAMFQLDGGLAFAQEDTPAPLQDAFAALLESLGEVAGNGVDPGLFTEVFWASLHGLATLTRAGRLPPAETERRTELLVDRLAVLSRS from the coding sequence ATGTCGGTACAGGAACGCAAAGAGCGCGAACGGGCGGACCGCGAGCGCCTCATCTTGGCGACGGCTCGCGAGATCGCCGAGGACCAGGGCTGGGACGCGGTCACCACGCGGCGGCTGGCCGAGCGGATCGAATACAGCCAGCCCGTCCTCTACAGCCATTTCCGCGGCAAGCGCGAGATCATCGGCGGCGTTGCCCTCCAGGGCGCCGCCGAGATGGCCGTGGCGTTGCGGGCTGCGGCCTCCGCCGCGGACGGACCAAGGGCCCGGGTCACCGCCCTCGCCCGCACCTATCTCGACTTCGCCGCCCGCAGCCCGGCCGTCTACGACGCCATGTTCCAGCTGGACGGCGGGCTGGCGTTCGCCCAGGAGGACACTCCGGCACCTCTGCAGGACGCCTTCGCCGCCCTGCTGGAAAGCCTCGGGGAGGTCGCGGGCAACGGCGTCGATCCGGGGCTTTTCACCGAGGTGTTCTGGGCGTCCCTGCACGGGCTGGCCACCCTGACCCGGGCGGGGCGACTGCCACCGGCGGAAACCGAGCGCCGGACGGAGCTGCTGGTGGACCGGCTCGCCGTCCTATCCCGAAGTTAG
- a CDS encoding DUF998 domain-containing protein, with amino-acid sequence MPTPTTRSMLICAAVAGPLWAVVSLAQAATREGFDLTRHPLSMLSNGGLGWLQIMNFLVAGVLTMIGAAGLRRVLDSRWVPRLVATYGAGLFAAGVFVMDPADGFPAGTPYGMTSALTWHSYGHMAAGTVAFTALIAACYVLARSFRRAGHHGAAVVSAVAGSALLIGNLWAMSGGAAGSLGLAVGAITASVWISAVAGSWASRAPR; translated from the coding sequence ATGCCCACGCCCACCACCCGTTCGATGTTGATCTGCGCCGCCGTCGCCGGACCGCTGTGGGCGGTGGTGTCCCTCGCCCAGGCGGCCACCCGCGAGGGCTTCGACCTCACCCGGCACCCGCTGAGCATGCTGAGCAACGGCGGGCTCGGGTGGCTCCAGATCATGAACTTCCTCGTCGCCGGCGTGCTGACCATGATCGGTGCGGCTGGACTGCGCCGGGTGCTGGACAGCAGGTGGGTGCCGAGGCTGGTCGCCACCTACGGGGCCGGGCTCTTCGCCGCCGGAGTTTTTGTAATGGACCCCGCCGACGGGTTTCCGGCCGGGACGCCGTACGGGATGACCTCGGCTCTGACCTGGCACAGCTACGGCCACATGGCCGCGGGAACGGTCGCTTTCACCGCCTTGATCGCGGCCTGTTACGTCCTGGCCCGGTCTTTCCGGCGTGCCGGGCACCACGGCGCGGCGGTGGTCTCGGCGGTCGCGGGCTCGGCGTTGCTGATCGGGAATCTGTGGGCGATGAGCGGCGGCGCGGCCGGATCACTGGGCCTGGCCGTCGGGGCGATCACGGCGTCGGTCTGGATCTCGGCGGTCGCCGGGTCCTGGGCGAGTAGGGCGCCTCGCTGA
- a CDS encoding YciI family protein yields the protein MRFLMMSKPTEQSTDENLYAEMGKFIEELTAAGVLLATGGLEPGGVRVTSAGDEITVTDGPFTEAKEAVAGFALVEVRSREEAIELTRRFRKIVGDGESVLQEVFGP from the coding sequence ATGCGCTTTCTGATGATGTCCAAGCCGACCGAGCAGTCCACCGACGAGAACCTCTACGCCGAGATGGGCAAGTTCATCGAGGAACTGACCGCGGCCGGCGTCCTGCTTGCCACGGGTGGTCTCGAGCCGGGCGGCGTCCGGGTCACCTCGGCCGGTGACGAGATCACCGTGACCGACGGGCCGTTCACCGAGGCGAAGGAGGCCGTGGCCGGGTTCGCGCTGGTCGAGGTCCGGTCCCGCGAGGAGGCCATCGAGCTGACCCGGCGCTTCCGCAAGATCGTCGGCGATGGCGAGAGTGTCCTGCAGGAGGTTTTCGGCCCGTGA